One window from the genome of Pseudonocardia hierapolitana encodes:
- a CDS encoding TerC/Alx family metal homeostasis membrane protein, translating to MMPAVLWWSTVLGILALLAFDYFFHVRRAHVPGLSEAAVWSSIYVGIALLFGVGVLIFGGGAMGAEYFAGYVTEKALSIDNLFVFLVIMTSFRVPRADQQKVLLFGITISLIVRTAFIFLGATLINTFAWVFYVFGVVLLMTAGNIVTHRDSDERSADNVMVRLARRLFPTSDVYDGDKLFTVVDGRRVMTPMVLVMAAIGSTDILFALDSIPAIFGLTQNTYVVFTATAFSLLGLRQLYFLLNGLLDRLVYLSFGLAAILAFIGVKLILHALHENNVPFINDGEPVPVVEISTGVSLVVIIGVLVVTVIASLTSAKGRAVNLVAAARRHATEYLTCETDPAVREDIFQKLLAEEAQLRRLPEKYRARIREEEKLMALLRRAHADHEAAAVAGRRSSG from the coding sequence ATGATGCCCGCCGTGCTGTGGTGGTCGACGGTACTGGGGATCCTCGCTCTGCTCGCCTTCGACTACTTCTTCCACGTCCGCAGGGCGCACGTGCCAGGGCTGTCCGAAGCCGCCGTGTGGTCGTCGATCTACGTGGGGATCGCGCTGCTGTTCGGCGTCGGGGTGCTGATCTTCGGTGGCGGCGCGATGGGGGCGGAGTACTTCGCCGGCTACGTCACCGAGAAGGCGCTGTCGATCGACAACCTGTTCGTGTTCCTGGTCATCATGACCAGCTTCCGGGTGCCGCGCGCCGACCAGCAGAAGGTGCTGCTGTTCGGCATCACGATCTCCCTCATCGTCCGGACCGCGTTCATCTTCCTGGGCGCGACGCTGATCAACACCTTCGCGTGGGTCTTCTACGTCTTCGGGGTCGTGCTGCTCATGACGGCGGGCAACATCGTCACGCACCGCGACTCCGACGAACGGTCGGCGGACAACGTGATGGTGCGGCTTGCCCGCAGGCTCTTCCCCACGTCCGACGTCTATGACGGGGACAAGCTCTTCACCGTGGTGGACGGCCGCCGGGTCATGACGCCGATGGTGCTGGTCATGGCGGCCATCGGCAGCACCGACATCCTCTTCGCGCTCGACTCGATCCCCGCGATCTTCGGGCTCACCCAGAACACCTACGTGGTGTTCACCGCCACCGCGTTCTCCCTGCTCGGGCTCCGCCAGCTCTACTTCCTCCTGAACGGGCTGCTCGACCGGCTCGTCTACCTCTCCTTCGGGTTGGCCGCGATCCTCGCGTTCATCGGCGTGAAGCTGATCCTGCACGCGCTGCACGAGAACAACGTGCCGTTCATCAACGACGGCGAACCGGTGCCCGTCGTCGAGATCAGCACCGGTGTGTCGCTCGTCGTCATCATCGGCGTGCTGGTGGTCACCGTGATCGCCTCGCTGACCAGCGCGAAGGGGCGGGCGGTGAACCTCGTCGCCGCGGCGAGGCGGCACGCCACCGAGTACCTGACGTGCGAGACCGACCCCGCGGTGCGCGAGGACATCTTCCAGAAGCTCCTCGCCGAGGAGGCCCAGCTCCGCAGGCTCCCGGAGAAGTACCGGGCCCGCATCCGCGAGGAGGAGAAGCTCATGGCACTCCTGCGGCGCGCCCATGCCGATCACGAGGCCGCCGCGGTGGCGGGCCGTCGATCCTCGGGCTGA
- a CDS encoding DUF4232 domain-containing protein — protein sequence MTTPLDDRQAVPIGWSSDASPVPGLRTPESFTLAPGHAAHTTITWLPPQDGQGWTPTTIVVTPPDETRSARLDWPGGAVLRQDGATHPGTYVGPVSPGAGG from the coding sequence CGCCCCTGGACGACCGGCAGGCCGTCCCGATCGGGTGGTCCTCCGACGCCTCCCCGGTGCCGGGTTTGCGGACCCCGGAGTCGTTCACCCTCGCGCCGGGCCACGCCGCGCACACCACGATCACGTGGCTGCCGCCGCAGGACGGCCAGGGTTGGACGCCGACCACGATCGTCGTGACCCCGCCGGACGAGACCCGCTCGGCCCGCCTCGACTGGCCGGGCGGGGCGGTCCTTCGGCAGGACGGCGCGACCCACCCGGGCACCTACGTCGGGCCCGTCAGCCCCGGCGCCGGGGGCTGA
- the tsaA gene encoding tRNA (N6-threonylcarbamoyladenosine(37)-N6)-methyltransferase TrmO, with amino-acid sequence MQTYELRPIGWVRSPLTDPAAAPKQGDEGAPPARIVVRPELAEAMADLTAGATVIVLTWLHEGDRGVLSVHPRDDATRPRTGVFSTRSQDRPNPVGLHLVTITGIDGTTLDVRDLEAVDGTPVIDIKPVLGPER; translated from the coding sequence GTGCAGACGTACGAACTGCGCCCGATCGGGTGGGTCCGCTCACCGCTGACCGATCCTGCCGCGGCGCCGAAGCAGGGCGACGAGGGCGCGCCGCCCGCCCGCATCGTCGTGCGCCCCGAGCTGGCCGAGGCGATGGCCGACCTCACGGCGGGAGCCACGGTCATCGTGCTGACCTGGCTCCACGAGGGCGACCGCGGCGTGCTGTCCGTGCACCCCCGCGACGACGCGACAAGGCCGCGGACGGGCGTCTTCTCGACCCGATCGCAGGACCGCCCCAACCCGGTCGGGCTGCACCTCGTCACGATCACCGGCATCGACGGCACCACCCTCGACGTGCGCGACCTCGAAGCCGTCGACGGCACACCGGTGATCGACATCAAGCCCGTGCTCGGACCGGAGCGCTGA